The Kitasatospora sp. NBC_00374 genome has a segment encoding these proteins:
- a CDS encoding dihydroorotase: MTSYLIRNVQILGGAPQDILIADGVFREIGTGLTAEADIDIDGHGLIALPGLVDLHTHLREPGREDAETVLTGTQAAAKGGYTAVHAMANTFPVADTAGVVEQVWRLGQESGYCDVRPVGAVTVGLEGKKLAELGAMHDSAAGVRVFSDDGKCVDDAVIMRRALEYVKAFDGVVAQHAQEPRLTEGAQMNEGQVSGELGLGGWPAVAEEAIIARDVLLAAHVGSRLHVCHLSTAGSVEIVRWAKAKGWDVTAEVTPHHLLLTDELVRSYDPVYKVNPPLRTAADVEALRAALADGTIDAVATDHAPHPAEDKDCEWAVAAMGMVGLETALSVVQQTMVDTGLLNWEGVADRMSHRPARIGRLTGHGRPVSVGEPANLVLFDPAYRGTVDPDSFATRSRNTPYRGLDLPGRVHATFLRGTATVLAGELAEQGDLA, from the coding sequence CCAGATCCTCGGCGGTGCGCCCCAGGACATCCTCATCGCCGACGGCGTGTTCCGGGAGATCGGCACCGGCCTGACCGCCGAGGCGGACATCGACATCGACGGCCACGGGCTGATCGCCCTGCCCGGCCTGGTCGACCTGCACACCCACCTGCGCGAGCCCGGCCGCGAGGACGCCGAGACCGTGCTGACCGGCACCCAGGCCGCCGCCAAGGGCGGCTACACCGCCGTGCACGCGATGGCCAACACCTTCCCGGTGGCCGACACCGCCGGCGTGGTCGAGCAGGTCTGGCGGCTCGGCCAGGAGTCCGGCTACTGCGACGTGCGGCCGGTCGGCGCCGTCACCGTGGGCCTGGAGGGCAAGAAGCTCGCCGAGCTCGGCGCCATGCACGACTCCGCCGCCGGCGTGCGGGTCTTCTCCGACGACGGCAAGTGCGTCGACGACGCGGTGATCATGCGCCGCGCGCTGGAGTACGTGAAGGCGTTCGACGGCGTCGTCGCCCAGCACGCCCAGGAGCCCCGGCTCACCGAGGGCGCCCAGATGAACGAGGGCCAGGTCTCCGGCGAGCTCGGGCTCGGCGGCTGGCCGGCCGTCGCCGAGGAGGCGATCATCGCCCGCGACGTGCTGCTCGCCGCCCACGTCGGCTCCCGGCTGCACGTCTGCCACCTCTCCACGGCCGGATCGGTCGAGATCGTCCGCTGGGCCAAGGCCAAGGGCTGGGACGTCACCGCCGAGGTGACCCCGCACCACCTGCTGCTCACCGACGAGCTGGTCCGCAGCTACGACCCGGTCTACAAGGTCAACCCGCCGCTGCGCACCGCCGCGGACGTGGAGGCGCTGCGCGCCGCGCTGGCCGACGGCACCATCGACGCCGTCGCCACCGACCACGCCCCGCACCCGGCGGAGGACAAGGACTGCGAGTGGGCGGTCGCCGCGATGGGCATGGTCGGCCTGGAGACCGCGCTGTCGGTCGTGCAGCAGACCATGGTCGACACCGGCCTGCTGAACTGGGAGGGTGTGGCCGACCGGATGTCCCACCGCCCGGCCCGGATCGGCCGTCTGACCGGCCACGGAAGGCCCGTCTCGGTCGGTGAACCGGCCAACCTGGTGCTCTTCGATCCCGCGTACCGTGGGACCGTGGACCCGGACAGCTTTGCGACGCGCAGCCGAAACACCCCCTACCGAGGCCTGGACCTGCCCGGGCGGGTGCACGCCACCTTCCTGCGCGGCACCGCCACGGTGCTGGCCGGCGAGCTGGCCGAGCAGGGCGATCTCGCGTGA
- the carA gene encoding glutamine-hydrolyzing carbamoyl-phosphate synthase small subunit → MTAPAPTTQRLRRERVPAVLVLEDGRTFRGQAYGAIGETFGEAVFNTGMSGYQETLTDPSYHRQVVVMTAPHVGNTGVNDEDPESKRIWVAGYVVRDPARVPSNWRSQRSLDEELATQGVVGISGIDTRALTRHLRERGAMRVGIFSGPALADEAALLARVNEAPEMKGADLCAEVATTEPYIVPAVGTKRFTVAAIDLGIKAMTPQRMAERGIEVHVLPADSTVEDVYAVDPDGVFFSNGPGDPATADHQVAVMRGVLERRTPLFGICFGNQILGRALGFGTYKLKYGHRGINQPVQDRTTGKVEVTAHNHGFAVEAPLDKVSDTPYGRAEVSHVCLNDNVVEGLQCLDTPAFSVQYHPEAAAGPHDAAYLFDRFVDLMAGAPARTTTGS, encoded by the coding sequence ATGACCGCACCTGCCCCCACCACTCAGCGCTTGAGGCGGGAGCGAGTGCCCGCCGTGCTCGTCCTGGAGGACGGCCGGACCTTCCGCGGCCAGGCCTACGGCGCGATCGGCGAGACCTTCGGCGAGGCCGTCTTCAACACCGGCATGTCCGGCTACCAGGAGACCCTCACCGACCCCTCCTACCACCGCCAGGTCGTCGTCATGACGGCCCCGCACGTCGGCAACACCGGCGTCAACGACGAGGACCCGGAGTCGAAGCGGATCTGGGTCGCCGGCTACGTCGTCCGCGACCCCGCCCGGGTCCCGTCCAACTGGCGCTCGCAGCGCTCGCTGGACGAGGAGCTCGCGACGCAGGGCGTCGTCGGCATCTCCGGCATCGACACCCGGGCGCTCACCCGGCACCTGCGCGAGCGCGGTGCCATGCGGGTCGGCATCTTCTCCGGCCCCGCGCTGGCGGACGAGGCCGCGCTGCTGGCCCGGGTCAACGAGGCGCCCGAGATGAAGGGCGCGGACCTCTGCGCCGAGGTCGCCACCACCGAGCCGTACATCGTCCCGGCCGTCGGCACCAAGCGCTTCACCGTCGCCGCGATCGACCTCGGCATCAAGGCGATGACCCCGCAGCGGATGGCCGAGCGCGGCATCGAGGTGCACGTGCTGCCCGCCGACTCGACCGTCGAGGACGTCTACGCGGTCGACCCGGACGGCGTGTTCTTCTCCAACGGCCCGGGCGACCCGGCCACCGCCGACCACCAGGTCGCGGTCATGCGCGGCGTGCTGGAGCGCAGGACCCCGCTGTTCGGCATCTGCTTCGGCAACCAGATCCTCGGCCGCGCCCTCGGCTTCGGCACCTACAAGCTGAAGTACGGCCACCGCGGCATCAACCAGCCGGTGCAGGACCGCACCACCGGCAAGGTCGAGGTCACCGCGCACAACCACGGCTTCGCCGTCGAGGCGCCGCTGGACAAGGTCAGCGACACGCCGTACGGCCGCGCCGAGGTCTCCCACGTCTGCCTGAACGACAACGTGGTCGAGGGCCTTCAGTGCCTGGACACCCCGGCGTTCAGCGTGCAGTACCACCCGGAGGCCGCGGCCGGTCCGCACGACGCCGCGTACCTCTTCGATCGGTTTGTCGACTTGATGGCCGGTGCCCCGGCCCGCACCACCACAGGGAGCTGA
- the carB gene encoding carbamoyl-phosphate synthase large subunit has translation MPKRTDIKSVLVIGSGPIVIGQAAEFDYSGTQACRVLRSEGLRVILVNSNPATIMTDPEIADATYVEPITPDFVEKIIAKERPDVLLPTLGGQTALNTAISLHENGTLDKYGVELIGANVEAIHKGEDRQLFKGVVEAVNARIGHGESARSVICHSMDEIMAGVETLGGYPVVVRPSFTMGGAGSGFAHDEEDLRRIAGQGLALSPTTEVLLEESILGWKEYELELMRDKNDNVVVVCSIENFDPMGVHTGDSITVAPAMTLTDREYQTLRDIGIAIIREVGVDTGGCNIQFAINPDDGRIIVIEMNPRVSRSSALASKATGFPIAKIAAKLAVGYTLDEIPNDITEQTPASFEPTLDYIVVKVPRFAFEKFPSADATLTTTMKSVGEAMAMGRNFPEALNKALRSLEKKGSQFTWTGEPGDKAELLVKAQVPTDGRINTVMQAIRAGATQEEVFEATRIDPWFVDQLFLLDEIAAELAEADKLHPELLRHAKRHGFSDQQIGEIRGLRPDVVREVRHALGIRPVFKTVDTCAAEFAAKTPYFYSSYDEETEVASRTKPAVIILGSGPNRIGQGIEFDYSCVHASFALAEAGYETVMVNCNPETVSTDYDTSDRLYFEPLTLEDVLEIVHAEQQAGPLAGVIVQLGGQTPLGLAQALKDNGVPIVGTQPEAIDLAEERGAFGRVLRDAGLPAPKHGTAFSFEEAKAIADEIGYPVLARPSYVLGGRGMEIVYDEASLASYLERHAGLISEHPVLIDRFLDDAVEIDVDALFDGTELYLGGVMEHIEEAGIHSGDSACALPPITLGGYDIKRLRTSTEAIARGVGVRGLINIQFALSGDILYVLEANPRASRTVPFTSKATAVPLAKAAARISLGATIAELRTEGLLPAEGDGGTLPADCPISVKEAVMPWSRFRDIHGRGVDTVLGPEMRSTGEVMGIDKVFGTSYAKAQAGAYGALPTKGKVFVSVANRDKRNLVFPARALVELGFEVLATAGTAEVLQRGGIPSTIVRKHSEGEGPNGERTIVQLIHDGEVDLIINTPYGTGGRLDGYEIRTAAVSRGVPCLTTVQAMGAAVQGIDALTRGEVGVMSLQEHAALINAGRK, from the coding sequence GTGCCGAAGCGCACTGACATCAAGTCCGTCCTGGTCATCGGGTCCGGCCCGATCGTGATCGGCCAGGCGGCGGAGTTCGACTACTCCGGCACCCAGGCGTGCCGCGTCCTGCGGTCCGAGGGCCTGCGGGTCATCCTGGTGAACTCCAACCCGGCCACCATCATGACCGACCCGGAGATCGCCGACGCGACCTACGTCGAGCCGATCACCCCGGACTTCGTCGAGAAGATCATCGCCAAGGAGCGCCCCGACGTCCTGCTGCCGACCCTCGGCGGGCAGACCGCGCTCAACACCGCGATCTCGCTGCACGAGAACGGCACCCTCGACAAGTACGGCGTCGAGCTGATCGGCGCCAACGTCGAGGCGATCCACAAGGGCGAGGACCGCCAGCTGTTCAAGGGCGTGGTCGAGGCCGTCAACGCCCGGATCGGCCACGGCGAGTCCGCCCGCTCGGTGATCTGCCACTCGATGGACGAGATCATGGCGGGCGTCGAGACCCTCGGCGGCTACCCGGTCGTGGTCCGCCCCTCCTTCACCATGGGCGGTGCCGGCTCCGGTTTCGCCCACGACGAGGAGGACCTGCGCCGGATCGCCGGCCAGGGCCTGGCCCTCTCGCCGACCACCGAGGTGCTCCTGGAGGAGTCCATCCTCGGCTGGAAGGAGTACGAGCTGGAGCTGATGCGCGACAAGAACGACAACGTCGTGGTCGTCTGCTCGATCGAGAACTTCGACCCGATGGGCGTGCACACCGGCGACTCCATCACCGTCGCCCCGGCGATGACCCTGACCGACCGCGAGTACCAGACGCTGCGCGACATCGGCATCGCGATCATCCGCGAGGTCGGCGTCGACACCGGCGGCTGCAACATCCAGTTCGCGATCAACCCGGACGACGGCCGGATCATCGTGATCGAGATGAACCCGCGGGTCTCCCGCTCCTCGGCGCTCGCCTCCAAGGCCACCGGCTTCCCGATCGCCAAGATCGCCGCCAAGCTGGCCGTCGGCTACACCCTGGACGAGATCCCCAACGACATCACCGAGCAGACCCCGGCCTCCTTCGAGCCGACCCTCGACTACATCGTGGTGAAGGTCCCGCGGTTCGCGTTCGAGAAGTTCCCGAGCGCCGACGCCACGCTGACCACCACCATGAAGTCGGTCGGCGAGGCCATGGCCATGGGCCGCAACTTCCCCGAGGCGCTCAACAAGGCGCTGCGCTCGCTGGAGAAGAAGGGCTCGCAGTTCACCTGGACCGGCGAGCCCGGCGACAAGGCCGAGCTGCTGGTCAAGGCCCAGGTGCCCACCGACGGCCGGATCAACACCGTCATGCAGGCCATCCGGGCCGGCGCCACCCAGGAGGAGGTGTTCGAGGCCACCAGGATCGACCCGTGGTTCGTCGACCAGCTCTTCCTGCTGGACGAGATCGCCGCCGAGCTGGCCGAGGCCGACAAGCTCCACCCCGAGCTGCTGCGCCACGCCAAGCGGCACGGCTTCTCCGACCAGCAGATCGGCGAGATCCGCGGCCTGCGGCCGGACGTGGTCCGCGAGGTCCGGCACGCGCTCGGCATCCGCCCGGTCTTCAAGACCGTCGACACCTGCGCCGCCGAGTTCGCCGCCAAGACCCCGTACTTCTACTCGTCCTACGACGAGGAGACCGAGGTCGCGAGCCGCACCAAGCCCGCCGTGATCATCCTGGGCTCCGGCCCGAACCGGATCGGCCAGGGCATCGAGTTCGACTACTCCTGCGTGCACGCCTCCTTCGCGCTGGCCGAGGCCGGGTACGAGACCGTCATGGTCAACTGCAACCCGGAGACCGTCTCCACCGACTACGACACCTCCGACCGGCTCTACTTCGAGCCGCTCACCCTGGAGGACGTGCTGGAGATCGTCCACGCCGAGCAGCAGGCCGGCCCGCTCGCGGGCGTCATCGTCCAGCTCGGCGGCCAGACCCCGCTGGGCCTCGCCCAGGCGCTCAAGGACAACGGCGTGCCGATCGTCGGCACCCAGCCCGAGGCGATCGACCTGGCCGAGGAGCGCGGCGCCTTCGGCCGCGTCCTGCGCGACGCCGGGCTGCCCGCCCCCAAGCACGGCACCGCCTTCTCCTTCGAGGAGGCCAAGGCGATCGCCGACGAGATCGGCTACCCGGTGCTCGCCCGGCCCTCGTACGTGCTCGGCGGCCGCGGCATGGAGATCGTCTACGACGAGGCCTCGCTCGCCTCGTACCTGGAGCGGCACGCCGGCCTGATCTCCGAGCACCCGGTGCTGATCGACCGCTTCCTGGACGACGCGGTGGAGATCGACGTCGACGCGCTCTTCGACGGCACCGAGCTCTACCTCGGCGGCGTCATGGAGCACATCGAGGAGGCCGGCATCCACTCCGGCGACTCGGCCTGCGCGCTGCCCCCGATCACCCTGGGCGGCTACGACATCAAGCGGCTGCGGACCTCCACCGAGGCCATCGCCCGCGGCGTCGGGGTACGCGGCCTGATCAACATCCAGTTCGCGCTCTCCGGCGACATCCTGTACGTCCTGGAGGCCAACCCGCGCGCCTCGCGGACCGTGCCGTTCACCTCCAAGGCGACGGCCGTCCCGCTGGCCAAGGCCGCCGCCCGGATCTCGCTCGGCGCCACCATCGCCGAGCTGCGCACCGAGGGCCTGCTGCCGGCCGAGGGCGACGGCGGCACCCTGCCCGCCGACTGCCCGATCTCGGTCAAGGAGGCCGTGATGCCGTGGAGCCGCTTCCGCGACATCCACGGGCGCGGCGTCGACACCGTGCTCGGCCCGGAGATGCGCTCCACCGGCGAGGTCATGGGCATCGACAAGGTCTTCGGCACCTCCTACGCCAAGGCCCAGGCCGGCGCCTACGGCGCGCTGCCCACCAAGGGCAAGGTCTTCGTCTCGGTCGCCAACCGCGACAAGCGCAACCTGGTCTTCCCGGCCCGCGCGCTGGTGGAGCTGGGCTTCGAGGTGCTCGCCACCGCCGGCACCGCCGAGGTGCTCCAGCGCGGCGGCATCCCGTCCACCATCGTGCGCAAGCACAGCGAGGGTGAGGGCCCGAACGGCGAGCGGACCATCGTCCAGCTGATCCACGACGGCGAGGTGGACCTCATCATCAACACGCCGTACGGCACCGGCGGCCGCCTCGACGGCTACGAGATCCGCACCGCGGCCGTCTCCCGCGGCGTCCCCTGCCTGACCACCGTCCAGGCGATGGGTGCGGCCGTTCAGGGCATCGACGCGCTCACCCGCGGCGAGGTCGGGGTGATGTCGCTGCAGGAGCACGCGGCGCTGATCAACGCCGGGCGCAAGTAG
- a CDS encoding quinone-dependent dihydroorotate dehydrogenase, with protein sequence MYKTLFNLVFRKMDPEKAHHLAFFWIRLAASVPGLRQLVRLVLAPRDRSLRTTALGLDLPGPFGLGAGFDKNGIGIDGLSMLGFDFVEIGTVTGEPQPGNPAPRLFRLVEDRALINRMGFNNQGSARVAARLAKRPHTTSTPVIGVNIGKTKVVEEADATADYLKSTERLAPYADYLVVNVSSPNTPGLRNLQAVQVLGPLLWDVRKAADAAVAHHVPLLVKIAPDLADEDIDEIADMALQLGLDGIIATNTTIGREGLRESAARIEEIGAGGLSGAPLKDRSLEVLQRLRARTEGRLALISVGGIETAEDAWQRILHGADLVQGYSAFVYEGPFWMRRMHKGLADRLRASGHRTVAEAVGTAKAK encoded by the coding sequence GTGTACAAGACCCTGTTCAACCTCGTCTTCCGGAAGATGGACCCGGAGAAGGCCCACCACCTGGCCTTCTTCTGGATCCGGCTGGCCGCCTCCGTCCCCGGCCTGCGGCAGCTGGTCCGGCTGGTGCTCGCCCCGCGGGACCGTTCGCTGCGCACCACCGCGCTCGGCCTCGACCTGCCCGGCCCGTTCGGCCTCGGCGCGGGCTTCGACAAGAACGGCATCGGCATCGACGGCCTGTCCATGCTCGGCTTCGACTTCGTCGAGATCGGCACGGTCACCGGCGAGCCGCAGCCCGGCAACCCGGCGCCGCGGCTGTTCCGGCTGGTCGAGGACCGCGCGCTGATCAACCGGATGGGCTTCAACAACCAGGGCTCCGCCCGGGTCGCGGCCCGTCTCGCCAAGCGCCCGCACACCACCTCCACCCCGGTGATCGGCGTCAACATCGGCAAGACCAAGGTGGTCGAGGAGGCCGACGCCACCGCCGACTACCTCAAGAGCACCGAGCGGCTCGCCCCCTACGCCGACTACCTGGTGGTCAACGTCAGCTCGCCGAACACCCCGGGGCTGCGCAACCTGCAGGCCGTCCAGGTGCTCGGCCCGCTGCTGTGGGACGTCCGCAAGGCCGCCGACGCCGCCGTCGCGCACCACGTGCCGCTGCTCGTGAAGATCGCCCCCGACCTGGCGGACGAGGACATCGACGAGATCGCCGACATGGCCCTCCAGCTCGGCCTGGACGGCATCATCGCCACCAACACCACGATCGGCCGCGAGGGCCTGCGCGAGAGCGCCGCCCGGATCGAGGAGATCGGCGCCGGCGGCCTGTCCGGCGCGCCGCTCAAGGACCGCTCGCTGGAGGTCCTGCAGCGGCTGCGGGCCCGCACCGAGGGCCGGCTGGCGCTGATCTCGGTCGGCGGCATCGAGACCGCCGAGGACGCCTGGCAGCGGATCCTGCACGGCGCCGACCTGGTCCAGGGCTACAGCGCCTTCGTCTACGAGGGCCCGTTCTGGATGCGCCGGATGCACAAGGGCCTGGCGGACCGGCTGCGGGCCAGCGGTCACCGGACCGTCGCCGAGGCCGTGGGCACGGCGAAGGCGAAGTAG
- a CDS encoding dihydroorotate dehydrogenase electron transfer subunit, with protein sequence MAHPVQTDAEVLASTPEGVYRRLVLHAPEAASRVRPGHFATLAVGGPHSSMLLRRAFAIHRADPAAGTVELVVAERGAGSRELARAAVGERLSLIAPLGTPFPLPEGPVSALLVAGGYGAAPLFALAEEIRRTGGQVGFILAAADAGRLFGVERARALTPDVLVVTEDGSAGLTGRATDPLAQAIGAIDARVVYACGPMPMLATVSRISLDLGARCWTSVEEAMACGTGICMTCVLPVVGADGVSRFTRTCTDGPVFDGARVRWAEIGTVPPDLEGARGTGAGAR encoded by the coding sequence ATGGCCCACCCCGTCCAGACCGACGCCGAGGTGCTCGCCAGCACCCCCGAAGGGGTGTACCGCAGGCTCGTCCTGCACGCCCCCGAGGCGGCCTCCCGGGTGAGACCGGGCCACTTCGCGACCCTCGCGGTCGGCGGCCCGCACTCGTCGATGCTGCTGCGCCGGGCCTTCGCGATCCACCGGGCGGACCCGGCCGCCGGCACCGTGGAGCTGGTGGTCGCCGAGCGCGGCGCGGGCAGCCGGGAGCTGGCCCGGGCCGCGGTCGGGGAGCGGCTGAGCCTGATCGCCCCGCTGGGGACGCCGTTCCCGCTGCCCGAGGGCCCGGTCAGCGCGCTGCTGGTGGCCGGCGGCTACGGCGCCGCGCCGCTGTTCGCGCTCGCCGAGGAGATCCGGCGCACCGGCGGCCAGGTGGGCTTCATCCTGGCCGCGGCGGACGCCGGCCGGCTGTTCGGCGTCGAGCGGGCCCGGGCGCTCACCCCGGACGTCCTGGTGGTCACCGAGGACGGCTCGGCCGGCCTCACGGGCCGGGCCACCGACCCGCTCGCCCAGGCGATCGGGGCGATCGACGCCCGGGTCGTCTACGCCTGCGGCCCGATGCCGATGCTCGCGACCGTCAGCCGGATCTCGCTCGACCTGGGCGCCCGCTGCTGGACGTCGGTGGAGGAGGCGATGGCCTGCGGCACCGGGATCTGCATGACCTGCGTGCTGCCGGTGGTCGGCGCGGACGGCGTGAGCCGCTTCACCCGCACCTGCACCGACGGCCCGGTCTTCGACGGGGCCCGGGTGCGCTGGGCCGAGATCGGCACCGTACCGCCCGATCTGGAAGGTGCGCGGGGGACGGGGGCGGGCGCCCGATGA
- a CDS encoding dihydroorotate dehydrogenase has product MTPEDVDLSVPFGPITLPNPLTTASGCAGYGRELAKFVPLDGLGSITTKTIMLRPRAGSATPRMAETPSGMLNSIGLQGSGIEAFVRDELPWLAERGARVLVSIAGERLEEFAEVAARLNGQPGVIGIEVNISCPNAADRGLVFAANPATSYDVVRAVRETAEAALPVHAKLSPDVTSITEIAAACVQAGADGLSMINTTLGLGIDLDTLRPALAGVTGGLSGPAVRPIAVRCVYQVHAAMLAGRMPPVPIIGMGGLRTGRDALEFALAGASGVAVGTTLFNDPTAPLRILDELRAELAARDLATFSEAVGLAHRPATPAGRTP; this is encoded by the coding sequence ATGACCCCCGAGGACGTCGACCTCTCCGTCCCGTTCGGCCCGATCACCCTGCCGAACCCGCTCACCACCGCCTCCGGCTGCGCCGGGTACGGCCGGGAGCTGGCCAAGTTCGTCCCGCTGGACGGGCTCGGCTCGATCACCACCAAGACGATCATGCTCCGGCCGCGGGCCGGCTCGGCCACCCCGCGGATGGCCGAGACCCCGTCCGGGATGCTCAACTCGATCGGCCTCCAGGGCTCCGGCATCGAAGCCTTCGTCCGGGACGAACTGCCCTGGCTGGCCGAGCGCGGCGCGCGGGTCCTGGTCTCGATCGCGGGGGAGCGGCTGGAGGAGTTCGCCGAGGTGGCCGCCCGCCTGAACGGGCAGCCCGGGGTGATCGGCATCGAGGTCAACATCTCCTGCCCGAACGCCGCCGACCGCGGCCTGGTCTTCGCCGCCAACCCGGCCACCTCCTACGACGTGGTCCGCGCCGTGCGCGAGACGGCCGAGGCGGCGCTGCCCGTCCACGCCAAGCTCTCGCCCGACGTCACCTCGATCACGGAGATCGCCGCCGCCTGCGTCCAGGCCGGCGCCGACGGTCTCTCGATGATCAACACCACCCTCGGCCTGGGCATCGACCTGGACACCCTGCGCCCGGCCCTGGCGGGCGTCACCGGCGGCCTCTCCGGCCCGGCCGTCCGCCCGATCGCCGTCCGCTGCGTCTACCAGGTCCACGCCGCGATGCTGGCCGGCCGGATGCCGCCGGTGCCGATCATCGGCATGGGCGGCCTGCGCACCGGCCGGGACGCCCTGGAGTTCGCCCTCGCCGGCGCGAGCGGCGTCGCCGTCGGCACCACCCTGTTCAACGACCCGACCGCCCCGCTGCGCATCCTGGACGAGCTGCGCGCCGAGCTGGCGGCCCGGGACCTCGCCACGTTCTCCGAGGCGGTGGGTCTGGCCCACCGCCCCGCAACCCCTGCTGGAAGGACCCCATGA
- the pyrF gene encoding orotidine-5'-phosphate decarboxylase, with protein sequence MTLAPFGTRLRHALDTRGRLCVGIDPHAALLGAWGLTDDVAGLETFSRTVVEALADRVAVLKPQAAFFERFGSRGIAVLERTVAEARAAGALVVMDAKRGDIGSTMAAYAETFLSLASPLFSDALTVSPYLGFGSLQPAVDLARANGAGLFVLALTSNPEGFEVQRAVDADGTSVAQGVLNRLAAENAGAEPLGSFGAVVGATLAEAGVDLAINGPLLAPGVGAQGATAKDLPRVFGASVGNVVPSVSRDVLKHGPSVEALREAAARFVEDVRAVTNG encoded by the coding sequence ATGACCCTCGCCCCCTTCGGTACCCGCCTGCGCCACGCCCTCGACACCCGCGGCCGGCTCTGCGTCGGGATCGACCCGCACGCCGCCCTGCTCGGCGCCTGGGGCCTGACCGACGACGTGGCCGGCCTGGAGACCTTCTCCCGCACGGTGGTCGAGGCGCTGGCCGACCGGGTCGCCGTGCTCAAGCCGCAGGCCGCCTTCTTCGAGCGTTTCGGCAGCCGCGGCATCGCGGTGCTGGAGCGGACGGTGGCCGAGGCCCGCGCGGCCGGCGCGCTGGTCGTGATGGACGCCAAGCGCGGTGACATCGGCTCCACCATGGCGGCCTACGCCGAGACCTTCCTCTCCCTGGCCAGCCCGCTGTTCTCGGACGCGCTGACCGTCAGCCCGTACCTGGGCTTCGGCTCGCTGCAGCCCGCGGTGGACCTGGCCCGCGCCAACGGGGCGGGCCTGTTCGTCCTGGCCCTCACCTCCAACCCGGAGGGCTTCGAGGTGCAGCGGGCGGTCGACGCCGACGGCACCAGCGTCGCCCAGGGCGTGCTGAACCGGCTGGCGGCCGAGAACGCCGGCGCCGAGCCGCTCGGCTCGTTCGGCGCGGTGGTCGGCGCCACCCTGGCCGAGGCCGGGGTGGACCTCGCGATCAACGGCCCGCTGCTGGCGCCCGGGGTGGGTGCGCAGGGTGCCACCGCGAAGGACCTGCCGCGGGTCTTCGGGGCCTCGGTGGGCAACGTGGTGCCCAGCGTGAGCCGTGACGTGCTCAAGCACGGGCCGTCCGTCGAGGCCCTGCGTGAGGCCGCCGCGCGCTTCGTCGAGGATGTGAGGGCAGTCACAAACGGCTGA
- the mihF gene encoding integration host factor, actinobacterial type, producing the protein MALPPLTPEQRAAALAKAAEARRKRADVKNRLKHSGASLHDVIKAGKADDEVIGKMKVSALLESLPGVGKVRAKQIMERLGISESRRVRGLGTNQIASLEREFGGAAS; encoded by the coding sequence GTGGCTCTTCCGCCCCTTACTCCTGAACAGCGCGCCGCTGCGCTCGCCAAGGCCGCCGAGGCTCGTCGGAAGCGTGCCGACGTCAAGAACCGGCTCAAGCACTCCGGCGCCTCGCTGCACGACGTGATCAAGGCCGGCAAGGCCGACGACGAGGTCATCGGCAAGATGAAGGTCTCCGCCCTGCTGGAGAGCCTGCCGGGCGTCGGCAAGGTTCGTGCCAAGCAGATCATGGAGCGTCTCGGCATCAGCGAGAGCCGTCGCGTCCGCGGCCTCGGCACCAACCAGATCGCCTCCCTGGAGCGGGAGTTCGGCGGCGCGGCCTCCTGA
- the gmk gene encoding guanylate kinase, whose protein sequence is MSERPRLTVLSGPSGVGKSTVVAHMRQQHPDVWLSVSATTRHPRPGEKDGVQYHFVDNDEFDKLVANGELLEWAVFAGNRYGTPRQAVLRKLERGEPVLLEIDLQGARQVRESMPEAQLVFLAPPSWDELVRRLTGRGTEPQHVIDQRLDAAKVELAAEPEFDTTLVNTSVEQVASELLALLGVV, encoded by the coding sequence ATGAGTGAGCGTCCGCGGCTGACCGTGCTCTCCGGCCCTTCGGGGGTCGGCAAGAGCACGGTCGTCGCTCATATGAGGCAGCAACACCCCGACGTCTGGCTCTCGGTATCGGCGACGACCCGCCATCCGAGGCCCGGCGAGAAGGACGGGGTCCAGTACCACTTCGTCGACAACGACGAGTTCGACAAGCTGGTCGCCAACGGCGAGCTGCTGGAATGGGCCGTGTTCGCGGGCAACCGCTACGGCACCCCCCGGCAGGCCGTGTTGCGGAAGCTGGAACGCGGCGAGCCGGTCCTGCTGGAGATCGACCTGCAGGGCGCGCGCCAGGTGCGCGAGTCGATGCCCGAGGCGCAGCTGGTCTTCCTGGCCCCGCCGAGCTGGGACGAGCTGGTCCGCCGGCTCACCGGCCGGGGCACCGAACCGCAGCACGTGATCGACCAGCGGCTGGATGCCGCCAAGGTCGAGCTGGCCGCGGAGCCGGAGTTCGACACGACGCTGGTCAACACCTCCGTCGAGCAGGTCGCCTCCGAGCTGCTAGCCTTGCTCGGTGTAGTCTGA